The Prochlorococcus marinus str. MIT 9301 genome window below encodes:
- a CDS encoding ribonuclease D, with protein MTIENKNIDLLYSDLTVDLYNLYKKSSYLAIDTEAMGLIHGRDRLCLVQICNEFKRTSCIKIELNTSSSPHLKKLLEDEKITKIFHYARFDVAALKCNLEINTKNIFCTKIASKLARTYTNKHGLKDLINELLGIELDKSSQSSDWGSNEDLTKDQLDYAANDVRYLIEAMHKLKVILEREDRYELAQKCFETVSVHADLDILKFSNIFEH; from the coding sequence ATGACCATTGAAAATAAAAATATTGATCTTCTTTATAGCGATTTAACAGTAGATTTATACAATCTTTATAAAAAATCATCCTACCTAGCTATTGATACTGAAGCAATGGGTTTAATTCATGGAAGAGATAGACTCTGTTTAGTACAAATATGCAATGAATTTAAAAGAACATCGTGTATAAAAATCGAACTTAATACATCTTCTTCACCTCATTTAAAAAAACTTCTTGAAGATGAAAAAATTACTAAAATATTTCACTACGCGAGATTTGATGTAGCAGCTCTAAAATGCAATCTTGAAATTAATACAAAAAATATTTTTTGTACAAAAATTGCTAGTAAGTTGGCAAGAACTTATACAAATAAACACGGTTTAAAGGATTTAATTAATGAATTGTTAGGCATAGAACTAGACAAAAGCTCGCAAAGTAGTGATTGGGGTAGCAACGAAGATTTAACAAAAGATCAATTAGATTATGCAGCAAATGATGTTAGATATTTAATTGAAGCTATGCATAAATTAAAAGTTATCCTAGAAAGAGAGGATAGATATGAATTAGCTCAAAAATGTTTCGAAACAGTTTCTGTACATGCTGATTTAGACATACTAAAATTCTCAAATATATTTGAACATTAA